The following proteins are co-located in the Sporolactobacillus pectinivorans genome:
- a CDS encoding AzlD domain-containing protein, with translation MPSFNFTLLTILGCGIATWISRVLPFVLLKKFDLPKPVIDYLSFVPIVIMSALWFISLFNQHLGSLPQVNYENLLASVPTVISAIIFKNLLVVVIIGIVSLGIIRLIA, from the coding sequence ATGCCTTCTTTTAATTTTACTTTACTGACGATCCTCGGCTGTGGCATCGCTACATGGATCTCTCGTGTGTTACCATTTGTTTTATTAAAAAAGTTTGACTTACCTAAACCAGTCATCGACTATTTAAGTTTTGTTCCCATTGTCATTATGTCGGCTCTTTGGTTTATCAGTCTTTTCAATCAACACTTGGGGAGTCTCCCCCAAGTCAATTATGAAAACTTGCTTGCTTCTGTCCCAACTGTAATTAGTGCAATTATTTTCAAAAATTTACTTGTCGTTGTGATCATTGGAATTGTTTCACTTGGCATTATTCGCTTAATAGCTTGA
- a CDS encoding AzlC family ABC transporter permease, translating to MDEKLDIHTAIKDTLPTVFGYIGIGIAFGIVGKAAGFNPLIVLLMSVLIYAGSAQFITVSMLASHSPILSIVFSTFLVNSRMLLMSMTLAPYFKKESLSKNILIGTLLTDESFALGMNKLNYSGNKLSLRWFNTANGISYLTWIISSLAGALLGNFITNPEKLGLDFAIVAMFIGLLYLQVISDKSTPKLLQIIVIAFTFVLIYIGLIFVPSNLLILLVTLLGCEFGVIIKHAFF from the coding sequence TTGGATGAAAAATTAGACATCCACACAGCTATAAAAGATACCTTACCCACTGTTTTCGGGTACATAGGAATCGGCATCGCTTTCGGTATCGTAGGCAAAGCAGCGGGTTTTAATCCGCTAATAGTTTTACTGATGTCCGTTTTGATTTATGCAGGATCAGCTCAATTTATTACCGTCAGCATGCTGGCCAGTCATAGCCCAATACTATCAATCGTATTTTCGACTTTTTTAGTCAACTCACGAATGCTTTTAATGAGTATGACACTTGCCCCTTATTTTAAAAAAGAGAGTCTGTCAAAGAATATTTTGATTGGAACTTTGCTGACGGATGAAAGTTTTGCATTAGGCATGAACAAACTTAACTATTCAGGAAATAAGTTAAGTTTGCGTTGGTTCAATACGGCGAATGGGATTTCCTATTTGACTTGGATTATTTCCTCCCTTGCAGGGGCGCTACTGGGGAACTTTATTACAAATCCGGAAAAGTTGGGATTGGATTTTGCGATCGTTGCCATGTTTATTGGGTTGCTCTATTTACAAGTTATATCCGATAAATCAACACCTAAACTCTTACAGATTATCGTCATTGCATTCACATTTGTTTTGATTTATATCGGATTGATCTTTGTACCAAGTAATTTACTAATTCTATTAGTGACCCTGCTAGGGTGTGAATTTGGAGTGATCATCAAACATGCCTTCTTTTAA
- a CDS encoding helix-turn-helix domain-containing protein — protein sequence MEINQIIGLNLKRLRTEKNMTLGQLAEAAGISKGMLSQIENGDTNPTINTIWRICAGLNVPYTSLLEPQEQPNTQVMTKKNTLVQISDEGTYRVYCYYTETPSRNFELFQMELDEGAEYTSVGHSKKSDEYIMVLEGQLTLKIDEQTLVLNADDATTFNADRKHIYKNTGRGTLRTIIINYYQV from the coding sequence ATGGAAATCAATCAGATTATTGGTCTTAATTTAAAAAGGCTGCGCACAGAAAAAAATATGACACTCGGTCAATTAGCAGAAGCTGCGGGAATCAGTAAAGGTATGTTGTCCCAGATTGAAAATGGCGATACAAATCCAACGATCAATACGATCTGGAGGATCTGTGCCGGATTGAATGTGCCGTACACTTCATTATTGGAACCGCAAGAACAACCGAATACACAAGTAATGACTAAAAAAAATACACTAGTTCAAATATCTGATGAGGGTACTTATCGTGTGTATTGTTATTACACAGAAACGCCAAGCCGAAATTTCGAGCTTTTTCAAATGGAATTGGATGAAGGGGCAGAGTATACTTCTGTCGGACATTCAAAAAAATCAGATGAGTATATTATGGTGTTGGAAGGCCAACTGACACTTAAGATAGATGAACAAACATTAGTATTGAATGCAGATGACGCGACAACCTTTAATGCGGACAGGAAACATATCTATAAAAATACTGGCAGAGGCACTTTGAGAACAATCATAATCAATTATTACCAAGTATAG
- a CDS encoding phage tail protein produces the protein MAYIVDFKNVSTIGFGSSPVAEALAGLRANEARYFMNKYKHEFTVVPTSESQETLDYVNRILKEERDIEFAAKPLETSRFQVENIKFAYVFYEDGLEVNVMYTIDESKKRAVGLKLSEGMEVPKELEGKFKFARQKSKLAGTIRGSFFVIKGEY, from the coding sequence ATGGCTTATATCGTTGATTTTAAAAACGTGTCCACGATTGGATTCGGGTCCTCACCTGTGGCAGAGGCGCTTGCCGGTTTACGTGCTAATGAGGCCCGCTACTTTATGAACAAATATAAGCATGAATTTACAGTTGTACCAACCAGCGAAAGTCAGGAAACCCTTGATTATGTGAATAGAATTTTGAAAGAAGAACGGGATATTGAGTTTGCGGCCAAGCCTTTAGAAACATCGCGTTTTCAAGTGGAAAATATCAAATTCGCCTACGTCTTTTATGAGGATGGCCTTGAGGTTAACGTCATGTATACGATTGATGAATCTAAGAAGCGGGCCGTTGGTCTCAAGCTTTCTGAGGGGATGGAAGTTCCCAAGGAATTAGAAGGAAAGTTTAAGTTTGCTAGGCAGAAGTCTAAACTAGCTGGAACAATTCGGGGTTCGTTTTTTGTAATTAAAGGAGAATATTAA
- a CDS encoding helix-turn-helix domain-containing protein — translation MFFGEKLTELRELNGLSRKELAAWLNVSEQAVWQYENESTIPRIEVLNKVRELFFVDTKFLFSKTFLHKTASEERVAYRSKDRDSRKKAKLELTYISYVDYYVSFFEKFLITPNSAITVLRQKATEMLRSNPDQSMDQRISQTANLARKFLKLQHNKDLMYTLEMSGIYIVEKNLGPEIDAYSTITDDGRSFIILGNIKKSAVRRNFDLAHELGHLLLHTAVDMETLTKQEHKQIEQQANQFASAFLLPEEEFKRDFAELPRHSNPDYYIEMKRKYMVSLVALEYRAYQLGLMTYQENRYFFGQLHKKSYQILEPLDDRIPPIRPGRIKSLIQLLFDKCIVSISDLGSEFHITPLFLANLFCLDKGFFDRYMQPKKEYFDSGQVIPIRRIE, via the coding sequence ATGTTTTTCGGCGAGAAACTAACTGAATTACGCGAATTAAACGGTCTCTCCCGAAAAGAACTTGCAGCCTGGCTCAACGTTTCGGAACAAGCAGTTTGGCAGTATGAGAATGAGTCAACGATTCCGAGGATCGAAGTCTTAAACAAAGTGCGTGAGCTCTTCTTTGTAGACACAAAGTTCTTATTCTCAAAGACATTCCTGCATAAAACCGCATCCGAAGAGAGGGTTGCTTATCGGTCGAAGGATCGTGACTCACGGAAAAAAGCAAAGCTTGAGTTAACCTACATTAGCTATGTTGATTACTACGTCAGTTTTTTTGAAAAATTTTTAATTACACCTAATTCAGCGATCACTGTACTCCGACAAAAGGCTACGGAAATGTTGCGATCCAATCCGGATCAGTCAATGGATCAAAGAATTTCTCAGACGGCCAATCTGGCAAGAAAATTTCTCAAGCTCCAACACAATAAAGATTTGATGTATACACTTGAAATGAGTGGCATCTACATCGTTGAAAAGAACCTTGGCCCGGAAATTGATGCCTACAGCACAATCACAGATGATGGCCGCTCATTCATTATCTTAGGAAACATCAAAAAATCAGCAGTTCGCAGAAACTTTGATCTGGCACATGAGCTTGGACACCTTCTGCTCCACACTGCCGTTGATATGGAAACACTGACCAAACAAGAGCACAAACAAATCGAGCAGCAAGCCAATCAATTTGCCTCTGCCTTCCTGCTGCCTGAGGAGGAATTTAAGCGAGATTTTGCTGAATTACCAAGGCATTCCAATCCAGACTACTACATCGAGATGAAACGCAAGTATATGGTTTCGCTCGTCGCATTGGAGTACCGTGCTTATCAATTAGGCTTAATGACCTATCAGGAGAATCGCTATTTCTTTGGGCAATTACACAAAAAGAGCTATCAAATACTTGAACCCCTTGACGATCGAATTCCGCCAATTCGTCCGGGCCGGATAAAGTCCCTGATACAGCTACTCTTCGATAAGTGTATTGTTTCTATTTCTGATCTGGGATCCGAGTTTCATATCACGCCCCTGTTTCTTGCTAACCTGTTTTGCTTAGACAAGGGTTTCTTTGACCGATATATGCAACCGAAGAAAGAATACTTTGATTCTGGACAAGTCATTCCTATCAGGAGAATAGAATAA
- a CDS encoding MBL fold metallo-hydrolase, with protein MTVLTEFLPESKYFSLTPLADGVWAALSIPGTGSWSNAGIIDIGDQTIIFDAFATPTAADDLRIAAEKLTGRQATIVLNSHYHLDHVNGDQVFKDVPIISTKLTREQIAIQQPKFIEIFKDNAGLLDQTKVEIEQEKNPEKRQELEDLLGEYSMIIKDTERFKLTLPTITFEDEITLNGARISANFITYGGGHTSSDSFLYLPKEQIIFLADLMHIGYHADIRQGNVDHWLDILKKIKNLKIKKVVSGHGTIGTAKVLDDMIDYLYAIKQISIDWIRSGGTIENVDQIDVPEKYTSYGAPSIFYYNIKSLLEKKK; from the coding sequence TTGACTGTATTAACAGAGTTTCTCCCTGAATCTAAATATTTTTCGCTGACCCCGCTCGCTGATGGTGTTTGGGCAGCGCTCTCTATACCCGGAACGGGCTCATGGTCAAATGCAGGAATCATTGATATTGGAGATCAAACGATTATTTTTGATGCGTTCGCTACACCCACGGCTGCCGACGATTTACGAATTGCTGCCGAAAAATTAACGGGCCGACAAGCAACAATTGTTCTGAATAGCCATTATCATCTTGACCATGTAAATGGAGATCAAGTCTTTAAGGATGTACCGATTATTAGTACAAAGCTCACTCGGGAACAGATAGCTATTCAGCAGCCAAAATTTATAGAAATATTTAAGGATAATGCGGGACTTTTAGATCAAACGAAGGTGGAGATTGAACAAGAAAAAAATCCTGAAAAGCGTCAGGAGCTAGAAGATTTACTCGGCGAATATTCAATGATTATAAAGGACACGGAAAGGTTTAAACTGACGTTACCAACGATTACTTTTGAAGATGAGATCACTTTAAATGGAGCGAGGATATCGGCCAATTTTATCACCTATGGTGGGGGGCATACAAGCAGTGATTCTTTTCTATATCTGCCAAAGGAGCAAATAATATTCTTGGCTGATCTTATGCACATCGGATACCATGCTGATATCAGACAGGGAAATGTGGATCATTGGCTGGATATACTAAAAAAAATTAAAAATCTCAAAATCAAAAAAGTTGTTTCTGGTCATGGAACAATTGGGACGGCAAAGGTTCTGGATGATATGATCGATTACCTCTATGCTATTAAACAAATTTCGATAGATTGGATTCGAAGTGGAGGTACTATTGAGAATGTGGATCAGATCGATGTGCCAGAAAAATACACTTCCTATGGTGCACCAAGTATCTTTTATTACAATATAAAATCTTTACTTGAAAAGAAAAAGTGA
- a CDS encoding LysE family transporter, with amino-acid sequence MGVHALSAFVVYSLINAFTPEPGNILALNAMTNFGWKKGKHLFLGIFFGYYVVQVLCAIFVFGLESLINPIMSVLKYSGAIYILWLAYHIVMSKPDTKTDERPASFFIGFILQIVNVKIFLFGITALTGYVSPYYSTLESFFLKLSLLP; translated from the coding sequence ATGGGTGTTCACGCATTATCCGCATTTGTCGTTTATTCTCTAATCAATGCCTTCACACCAGAACCGGGAAATATTCTCGCATTAAATGCGATGACTAATTTTGGATGGAAAAAAGGAAAACATTTATTCCTCGGGATCTTTTTCGGTTATTATGTTGTTCAAGTACTATGTGCCATTTTTGTTTTTGGACTAGAGAGTTTAATCAATCCAATCATGTCAGTACTTAAATATTCAGGAGCTATTTATATTTTGTGGCTTGCATACCACATTGTCATGAGTAAGCCAGATACTAAAACAGATGAGAGACCGGCTTCCTTTTTTATTGGTTTTATCTTGCAGATTGTTAATGTAAAAATATTTTTATTTGGTATAACGGCTTTAACAGGTTATGTAAGTCCATATTATTCAACGCTAGAATCATTTTTTTTGAAATTATCGTTGCTACCATAG
- a CDS encoding TetR/AcrR family transcriptional regulator, whose product MKKKSEAKYQKIIDETVKLIAENGIAELSTTKVAKRAGIVQSNIYIYFKDKQDLIKNVYLNQVTKMSIYLNQKVDDEAPLKEKLIRYIEALYVFSMAYPIIITAIERIKEAPSVQLIVRENENGDQNQKIQQLLKQGISVGLLRNTHISILLSIVFSTIKNYSRSIQNKVYSSEEVPLSDVIEMIMAAILKPTG is encoded by the coding sequence ATGAAAAAGAAAAGCGAAGCAAAATACCAAAAAATTATTGATGAAACAGTCAAATTAATAGCTGAAAATGGAATCGCCGAGTTGTCGACTACCAAAGTTGCGAAAAGGGCCGGAATTGTTCAGTCCAATATTTATATATATTTTAAAGACAAACAAGACCTGATTAAGAATGTGTATTTGAATCAGGTTACGAAGATGAGCATTTATTTGAACCAAAAAGTGGACGATGAGGCACCTTTAAAAGAAAAACTCATTCGGTATATAGAAGCCTTATACGTGTTTTCAATGGCGTATCCGATCATCATAACTGCAATTGAGAGAATCAAAGAAGCACCCAGCGTCCAATTAATCGTAAGAGAAAATGAGAATGGCGACCAAAATCAAAAAATTCAACAGTTACTCAAACAGGGAATTTCGGTTGGTTTGCTTCGTAATACCCATATTTCGATTTTACTTTCTATCGTTTTTTCAACCATCAAAAATTATTCAAGGAGTATTCAAAATAAAGTTTATTCTTCGGAAGAAGTTCCTCTCAGCGACGTGATCGAAATGATTATGGCGGCGATTTTGAAACCGACGGGATAA
- a CDS encoding SDR family oxidoreductase — translation MKITLTGSLGHVGLPLTKQLAASGHDVTVISSNENRKEQIEQLGARAAIGLIQDESFLADSFAGADAVYLMLALSSSFDKNVDVMDLGRQQAAVYANAVRRSGVKRVINLSSIGANLGKEAGTLYVYNIIEGILSNLEGVGITFVRPTSMYYNLFGFLNTIKTQGVIATNYGNNITQSWVAPADIADVVAEELMTPLTGTKVRYVASDELTGQETAQILGKAIGMPDLTWVEISDEQRLEALEKAGINKAIAAGLVQMSANQRTHTFYEDYKRHHPKLGKIKMADFANDFAKVYNKR, via the coding sequence ATGAAAATTACACTCACCGGTTCCCTTGGACATGTCGGGCTGCCACTCACAAAGCAGTTGGCCGCATCCGGTCATGATGTGACTGTTATAAGCAGTAATGAAAACAGAAAAGAGCAAATTGAGCAGTTGGGAGCCCGTGCCGCCATTGGACTCATTCAGGATGAATCTTTTCTGGCCGATTCTTTTGCAGGAGCAGACGCCGTCTATTTAATGCTTGCATTGAGTTCTTCATTTGACAAAAATGTCGATGTTATGGATCTTGGCCGTCAACAGGCAGCTGTCTATGCGAATGCCGTCAGACGTTCCGGCGTTAAACGAGTCATCAATTTGAGCAGTATTGGAGCTAATTTAGGCAAAGAAGCAGGTACTCTCTATGTTTACAATATTATTGAAGGTATTCTAAGCAACTTGGAAGGTGTGGGAATTACTTTTGTTCGTCCAACGAGCATGTATTACAATTTATTTGGCTTTCTCAATACAATTAAAACACAAGGGGTTATTGCGACCAACTATGGCAACAACATCACACAATCCTGGGTGGCGCCCGCGGATATAGCAGACGTCGTTGCGGAAGAGTTAATGACACCGCTGACCGGAACCAAAGTACGTTATGTTGCCAGTGATGAATTGACAGGACAGGAAACTGCGCAAATTTTAGGCAAAGCAATCGGTATGCCTGATTTGACATGGGTTGAAATTAGTGATGAACAGCGGCTCGAGGCACTGGAAAAAGCAGGAATTAATAAAGCGATTGCAGCCGGCCTCGTTCAGATGTCGGCAAACCAGCGAACCCATACCTTTTATGAAGACTATAAGCGTCATCATCCAAAGTTGGGCAAAATCAAAATGGCGGATTTCGCCAACGACTTTGCTAAAGTATATAATAAACGATAA
- a CDS encoding maltose acetyltransferase domain-containing protein translates to MNMKEKMHSGELYLPDEQLMNEQTICLDRLYDFNMTRPTEFEKRNTMLKTMLAEIGEGCYIEPPFHANWGGKYVHFGSQSMQTLI, encoded by the coding sequence ATGAACATGAAGGAGAAGATGCACAGCGGCGAGTTGTACTTGCCTGATGAGCAATTGATGAATGAGCAAACAATATGTCTAGACCGTTTGTATGATTTTAATATGACACGCCCGACTGAATTTGAGAAGCGAAATACTATGCTCAAAACAATGCTGGCTGAAATCGGTGAGGGGTGTTATATTGAGCCACCATTTCACGCTAATTGGGGTGGGAAATATGTCCACTTCGGAAGCCAATCTATGCAAACTTTAATTTGA
- a CDS encoding DMT family transporter, whose protein sequence is MKITKSMANVLLLLASILWGSGFVVIKVALDANVSVGFINFFRGILFAVLVLMFFHKKIFKMTFKEFTIGLIAGLLNFGGYMTQTIGIQYTTPSNNAFISSTYVVMVPFIAWIIYRKKVQVKSFISILFCLLGMALLTGIFNTAFTINIGDIYSLICALFYAGSIVYLSYGAKAADVSVVVFMLAAVQAIGGFVFFLWEGIGQLAAVNWSVAIVPLLYIGIICSFVGQTLQVLAQKHTAATTAGLIMMLEGVFGSVFSIAFGFDRFTVNLFWGGTLITLSLILMETDFQQLLTKAHSRSKGIH, encoded by the coding sequence ATGAAAATAACAAAATCAATGGCAAATGTACTGCTATTGTTAGCGTCTATACTTTGGGGCTCCGGATTTGTTGTCATAAAAGTAGCTCTGGACGCAAATGTGTCTGTGGGATTCATAAATTTTTTCCGAGGTATCCTCTTTGCTGTATTGGTACTCATGTTTTTTCATAAAAAAATATTTAAAATGACCTTTAAAGAATTTACAATCGGATTGATTGCCGGATTGCTCAATTTTGGTGGATATATGACACAGACTATTGGTATCCAGTATACCACTCCATCAAATAACGCTTTTATTTCATCAACATATGTGGTTATGGTGCCTTTCATAGCTTGGATCATCTATCGAAAAAAAGTCCAAGTGAAAAGCTTTATTTCCATTCTCTTTTGTTTACTTGGAATGGCTTTATTAACAGGAATATTTAATACCGCGTTCACTATTAATATAGGTGACATATACTCTCTCATCTGTGCGCTGTTTTATGCAGGATCCATTGTATACCTTAGCTATGGAGCAAAGGCAGCTGATGTCAGTGTTGTAGTTTTTATGCTTGCGGCTGTACAGGCAATAGGCGGATTCGTCTTTTTCCTCTGGGAAGGGATCGGACAGCTCGCAGCTGTCAATTGGTCCGTTGCAATCGTACCCTTGCTATACATAGGAATAATATGTTCATTTGTAGGTCAGACTTTACAAGTTTTAGCACAAAAACATACTGCCGCAACAACTGCCGGACTCATTATGATGCTTGAAGGCGTGTTTGGAAGTGTTTTTTCAATAGCTTTTGGATTTGATCGTTTTACAGTTAATCTATTTTGGGGCGGAACACTTATTACACTCTCCCTTATTCTTATGGAAACAGATTTTCAGCAGTTGTTGACCAAGGCTCATAGCCGTTCCAAAGGGATACATTAA
- a CDS encoding SDR family NAD(P)-dependent oxidoreductase, which yields MKNEKKVVLITGASSGMGYASAKYFYNNGWIVYAGARRIQRMKDLQELGIHIHQLDVTDNESNKNFIEAAIKEQGQIDALINNAGYGEYGPLEEISLENAKYQFDVNLFAASELSKLVLPLMRRQKFGRIINVTSIGENVYMPLGGWYHATKAALGMWSDVLDIEIRQFGLRSIVIQPGGTQSEWGEIAVQNAEKNLTADSPYKKLVQAIKKILTSYKVSATSDDLAKVFYKAATDSNPSRRYYHSLTDRIAVWIARNHPSLWRFGMGKIMSRINR from the coding sequence ATGAAAAATGAAAAGAAAGTCGTATTAATTACAGGAGCTTCATCGGGTATGGGGTATGCGAGCGCAAAATACTTCTATAATAACGGGTGGATTGTTTATGCCGGTGCTAGACGAATTCAACGCATGAAAGATTTGCAGGAACTTGGCATTCACATTCATCAATTGGATGTTACGGATAATGAATCTAATAAAAATTTTATAGAGGCTGCAATAAAAGAACAAGGTCAAATTGATGCGCTGATCAATAATGCAGGTTATGGAGAATATGGACCACTTGAAGAGATTAGTCTCGAGAATGCCAAATATCAGTTTGATGTTAATCTATTTGCAGCAAGTGAATTATCTAAGCTAGTTTTGCCGCTGATGCGAAGGCAAAAATTTGGCCGAATTATCAATGTGACGTCTATTGGGGAAAACGTTTATATGCCACTCGGTGGTTGGTATCATGCGACCAAAGCGGCATTAGGTATGTGGTCAGACGTACTGGATATAGAAATTCGACAATTCGGGCTTCGGAGCATTGTGATTCAGCCCGGTGGTACTCAATCTGAGTGGGGAGAAATAGCGGTGCAAAACGCAGAAAAAAATTTAACAGCAGATTCACCATACAAGAAACTTGTGCAGGCGATTAAGAAGATTTTAACGTCTTATAAAGTATCGGCCACTTCTGATGATTTAGCAAAAGTTTTCTATAAAGCTGCGACGGATTCAAATCCCTCAAGAAGATATTATCACTCATTAACAGATAGAATTGCAGTATGGATTGCAAGAAATCATCCATCACTTTGGCGATTTGGAATGGGGAAAATTATGAGTCGAATAAATCGGTAA
- a CDS encoding TetR/AcrR family transcriptional regulator codes for MELKIIGNDRPFGYYCDMKSKDKNKLQLIRNAVFNLTSTNDLVNLSMSKIAAAAGISKSTVYVYFKDKEELLSKTYMYVKDLMDDGIAEAEAMHLDLETRIGAFIRHFVHRYQRYPKEAKFMEAIQSNPSMVSEEAHKYAETTAAPIFRTFEEIIKDPNFVKAPAYVYVAFFSLPMKVAQMNDNLTDSELESTIQMVLRAMKVQK; via the coding sequence TTGGAATTAAAGATAATTGGCAACGACCGACCGTTCGGTTATTATTGCGATATGAAAAGTAAAGATAAGAATAAATTACAACTGATTCGCAATGCAGTTTTTAATTTAACTTCAACGAATGATTTAGTCAATTTGTCTATGAGCAAGATTGCAGCGGCAGCTGGAATATCCAAATCAACGGTATATGTTTATTTCAAAGATAAAGAGGAACTGCTTTCCAAAACCTACATGTATGTAAAGGATCTGATGGATGATGGCATTGCAGAAGCTGAAGCCATGCATTTGGATTTAGAAACGCGTATTGGCGCATTCATTCGTCATTTTGTCCATCGTTATCAGCGTTATCCTAAAGAAGCAAAGTTTATGGAAGCAATCCAATCTAATCCAAGTATGGTAAGCGAAGAAGCACATAAATATGCCGAAACTACGGCTGCACCCATTTTTAGAACTTTTGAAGAAATAATTAAAGATCCGAACTTTGTTAAAGCACCGGCATATGTATATGTAGCTTTTTTCTCTCTACCCATGAAAGTGGCACAGATGAATGATAACCTAACGGATTCGGAACTCGAATCTACAATTCAGATGGTGTTGAGAGCGATGAAAGTGCAAAAATAA
- a CDS encoding HoxN/HupN/NixA family nickel/cobalt transporter, producing the protein MIQKCLPYYLGSAALHLIGVCLLFLAVETNPVMLGLGMVAYTLGLRHAFDADHIAAIDNTVRKLAEQKQNPMGVGFYFSLGHSSVVFLMAAVLAISVHWAQHHLPLFSHLGGLIGAIVSGSFLIVIACVNLFILIDLEKLFIRLKKHAFDQQKFDQLLQSRGMLVHLFRPLFGFINKSWHVLPLGFLFGLGFDTATEISLLALSAETAKSQCSWIAVLALPILFAAGMNIMDTTDSVMMTHAYRWAFDTPIRKVYYNLTVTTISVAAAVLIGAVELSQVAGKLFHLQGGYWRWIQKIDLNWMGYGLIVLFVCVWAISYLIWKGFRTDQRWGGDKLQLKPDETPNRSYRT; encoded by the coding sequence GTGATTCAAAAATGTCTGCCTTATTATCTGGGTTCAGCGGCGCTGCATCTTATCGGAGTCTGTCTTCTTTTTCTTGCAGTCGAAACCAATCCGGTGATGCTCGGTCTTGGGATGGTTGCCTATACGCTCGGTCTTCGTCATGCTTTTGATGCCGATCATATTGCAGCAATTGACAATACTGTGCGTAAGCTGGCGGAGCAAAAACAAAATCCGATGGGTGTCGGCTTTTATTTCTCACTCGGTCATTCGTCGGTTGTGTTTCTTATGGCTGCCGTGCTGGCGATATCGGTTCACTGGGCACAGCACCACCTGCCACTGTTTTCGCATCTTGGCGGGCTGATCGGCGCCATTGTATCGGGAAGTTTTCTGATCGTGATCGCGTGCGTCAATCTGTTCATCTTAATTGACTTGGAGAAACTTTTTATTCGATTAAAAAAACATGCATTTGATCAACAAAAGTTTGATCAGTTGCTCCAATCGCGCGGCATGCTGGTACATCTGTTTCGTCCACTGTTTGGTTTCATTAACAAGAGCTGGCATGTCCTGCCGCTCGGCTTCCTGTTCGGACTTGGTTTTGACACGGCAACTGAGATCAGTCTGCTCGCGCTGTCTGCGGAAACGGCAAAGTCACAATGCTCATGGATTGCTGTACTCGCGCTACCGATTCTGTTTGCGGCAGGGATGAATATTATGGATACGACGGATTCGGTGATGATGACGCATGCCTATCGCTGGGCTTTTGATACGCCGATTCGGAAAGTTTATTATAATCTCACGGTCACCACCATTTCGGTTGCCGCGGCGGTGCTGATCGGGGCTGTCGAACTCAGCCAGGTTGCAGGCAAATTGTTTCATTTGCAAGGCGGCTACTGGCGCTGGATACAGAAAATCGACCTGAATTGGATGGGTTACGGCTTAATCGTCCTCTTTGTCTGCGTATGGGCAATCTCGTATCTTATTTGGAAGGGATTTCGAACGGATCAAAGATGGGGCGGTGATAAACTCCAGCTTAAGCCAGATGAAACACCGAACCGCTCATATAGAACATAG